In one window of Tripterygium wilfordii isolate XIE 37 chromosome 1, ASM1340144v1, whole genome shotgun sequence DNA:
- the LOC120003047 gene encoding uncharacterized protein LOC120003047 — translation MVSSRPHHQERLCVISGGRKMEIESVKCECCGLKEDCTQEYISQVKDKFEGKWLCGLCSEAVRDEVSRGKNIKTFGMEEAVKAHMSFCGKFKSNPAVRVSDGMRQMLRRRSSDLASSSSSKKYSRSASTKLY, via the coding sequence ATGGTCTCTTCAAGACCACACCATCAAGAAAGACTGTGTGTGATTTCAGGGGGAAGAAAAATGGAGATTGAGTCTGTTAAATGTGAGTGTTGTGGGTTGAAAGAGGATTGTACCCAAGAGTATATtagtcaagtgaaggacaaatTTGAAGGGAAATGGCTTTGTGGGTTGTGTTCAGAGGCTGTGAGGGATGAAGTTAGTAGAGGCAAAAATATTAAGACATTTGGGATGGAAGAAGCAGTGAAGGCTCACATGTCATTTTGTGgtaaattcaaatcaaatcctGCAGTGAGAGTCTCTGATGGCATGAGGCAGATGCTCAGGAGGAGATCAAGTGAtttggcttcttcttcttcttctaagaaATATAGCAGATCAGCAAGCACTAAATTGTACTGA
- the LOC120003567 gene encoding uncharacterized protein LOC120003567 isoform X4, whose translation MRSTADALLELDRVFVSKKDVTSQEVNVLLSCRSKAMKGFFGGALIGGGLAWGVGWKYSRPTRMILSGAAMYTGRSSFRKSISSSVDQILALDGSRIQKELATMIFYTEKVFDDSTSDQPRLRWRYRNFFSDDVAFHQSSHDDSDSHDSSRNNAQRDFDSTSNNNSRIVSHNDGRKNDLEHKQLNMNTGPDVMEDPLDCVFGSMTAMEEIRNPSSLTTPTRHDHKRSHRRRRMHRHVLRSEHRA comes from the exons ATGAGATCTACGGCCGATGCTTTGCTCGAGCTTGACCGGGTTTTTGTCTCTAAAAAG GATGTTACTTCCCAAGAAGTAAATGTTCTTCTAAGTTGCAGATCCAAGGCTATGAAGGGATTTTTTGGTGGAGCTCTTATTGGGGGTGGTCTTGCGTGGGGAG TGGGATGGAAGTATTCAAGACCAACGCGAATGATCCTTTCAGGAG CTGCTATGTATACTGGACGCTCGAGTTTTCGTAAATCTATAAGTTCATCTGTTGATCAAATTCTTGCTCTCGATGGAAGTCGGATTCAGAAGGAGTTAGCAACTAT GATTTTTTATACGGAGAAAGTGTTTGATGATTCAACCTCAGATCAGCCCAGGCTGAGATGGCGCTATCGGAATTTTTTCAGTGATGATGTTGCATTTCATCAAAGTTCACATGATGACAGCGATTCTCATGATAGCTCCCGCAACAACGCCCAGAGAGATTTTGATAGTACGTCCAATAACAATTCTCGTATTGTCTCCCACAATGATGGAAGAAAGAATGATTTGGAGCACAAGCAACTTAAT ATGAACACTGGCCCTGATGTGATGGAGGACCCTCTAGATTGTGTTTTTGGATCTATGACAGCAATGGAGGAGATTCGCAACCCCAGTTCCTTGACTACGCCGACCAGGCATGACCATAAAAGATCTCATCGTAGGCGTCGAATGCACCGTCATGTACTTCGTTCAGAGCATCGTGCATGA
- the LOC120003567 gene encoding uncharacterized protein LOC120003567 isoform X2 — MRSTADALLELDRVFVSKKDVTSQEVNVLLSCRSKAMKGFFGGALIGGGLAWGVGWKYSRPTRMILSGAAMYTGRSSFRKSISSSVDQILALDGSRIQKELATIIMERHWNDPSMMQLITRIFYTEKVFDDSTSDQPRLRWRYRNFFSDDVAFHQSSHDDSDSHDSSRNNAQRDFDSTSNNNSRIVSHNDGRKNDLEHKQLNMNTGPDVMEDPLDCVFGSMTAMEEIRNPSSLTTPTRHDHKRSHRRRRMHRHVLRSEHRA; from the exons ATGAGATCTACGGCCGATGCTTTGCTCGAGCTTGACCGGGTTTTTGTCTCTAAAAAG GATGTTACTTCCCAAGAAGTAAATGTTCTTCTAAGTTGCAGATCCAAGGCTATGAAGGGATTTTTTGGTGGAGCTCTTATTGGGGGTGGTCTTGCGTGGGGAG TGGGATGGAAGTATTCAAGACCAACGCGAATGATCCTTTCAGGAG CTGCTATGTATACTGGACGCTCGAGTTTTCGTAAATCTATAAGTTCATCTGTTGATCAAATTCTTGCTCTCGATGGAAGTCGGATTCAGAAGGAGTTAGCAACTAT AATAATGGAAAGGCATTGGAATGATCCTTCAATGATGCAGCTTATCACCAGGATTTTTTATACGGAGAAAGTGTTTGATGATTCAACCTCAGATCAGCCCAGGCTGAGATGGCGCTATCGGAATTTTTTCAGTGATGATGTTGCATTTCATCAAAGTTCACATGATGACAGCGATTCTCATGATAGCTCCCGCAACAACGCCCAGAGAGATTTTGATAGTACGTCCAATAACAATTCTCGTATTGTCTCCCACAATGATGGAAGAAAGAATGATTTGGAGCACAAGCAACTTAAT ATGAACACTGGCCCTGATGTGATGGAGGACCCTCTAGATTGTGTTTTTGGATCTATGACAGCAATGGAGGAGATTCGCAACCCCAGTTCCTTGACTACGCCGACCAGGCATGACCATAAAAGATCTCATCGTAGGCGTCGAATGCACCGTCATGTACTTCGTTCAGAGCATCGTGCATGA
- the LOC120003567 gene encoding uncharacterized protein LOC120003567 isoform X1, whose amino-acid sequence MRSTADALLELDRVFVSKKDVTSQEVNVLLSCRSKAMKGFFGGALIGGGLAWGVGWKYSRPTRMILSGAAAMYTGRSSFRKSISSSVDQILALDGSRIQKELATIIMERHWNDPSMMQLITRIFYTEKVFDDSTSDQPRLRWRYRNFFSDDVAFHQSSHDDSDSHDSSRNNAQRDFDSTSNNNSRIVSHNDGRKNDLEHKQLNMNTGPDVMEDPLDCVFGSMTAMEEIRNPSSLTTPTRHDHKRSHRRRRMHRHVLRSEHRA is encoded by the exons ATGAGATCTACGGCCGATGCTTTGCTCGAGCTTGACCGGGTTTTTGTCTCTAAAAAG GATGTTACTTCCCAAGAAGTAAATGTTCTTCTAAGTTGCAGATCCAAGGCTATGAAGGGATTTTTTGGTGGAGCTCTTATTGGGGGTGGTCTTGCGTGGGGAG TGGGATGGAAGTATTCAAGACCAACGCGAATGATCCTTTCAGGAG CAGCTGCTATGTATACTGGACGCTCGAGTTTTCGTAAATCTATAAGTTCATCTGTTGATCAAATTCTTGCTCTCGATGGAAGTCGGATTCAGAAGGAGTTAGCAACTAT AATAATGGAAAGGCATTGGAATGATCCTTCAATGATGCAGCTTATCACCAGGATTTTTTATACGGAGAAAGTGTTTGATGATTCAACCTCAGATCAGCCCAGGCTGAGATGGCGCTATCGGAATTTTTTCAGTGATGATGTTGCATTTCATCAAAGTTCACATGATGACAGCGATTCTCATGATAGCTCCCGCAACAACGCCCAGAGAGATTTTGATAGTACGTCCAATAACAATTCTCGTATTGTCTCCCACAATGATGGAAGAAAGAATGATTTGGAGCACAAGCAACTTAAT ATGAACACTGGCCCTGATGTGATGGAGGACCCTCTAGATTGTGTTTTTGGATCTATGACAGCAATGGAGGAGATTCGCAACCCCAGTTCCTTGACTACGCCGACCAGGCATGACCATAAAAGATCTCATCGTAGGCGTCGAATGCACCGTCATGTACTTCGTTCAGAGCATCGTGCATGA
- the LOC120003567 gene encoding uncharacterized protein LOC120003567 isoform X3, whose product MRSTADALLELDRVFVSKKDVTSQEVNVLLSCRSKAMKGFFGGALIGGGLAWGVGWKYSRPTRMILSGAAAMYTGRSSFRKSISSSVDQILALDGSRIQKELATMIFYTEKVFDDSTSDQPRLRWRYRNFFSDDVAFHQSSHDDSDSHDSSRNNAQRDFDSTSNNNSRIVSHNDGRKNDLEHKQLNMNTGPDVMEDPLDCVFGSMTAMEEIRNPSSLTTPTRHDHKRSHRRRRMHRHVLRSEHRA is encoded by the exons ATGAGATCTACGGCCGATGCTTTGCTCGAGCTTGACCGGGTTTTTGTCTCTAAAAAG GATGTTACTTCCCAAGAAGTAAATGTTCTTCTAAGTTGCAGATCCAAGGCTATGAAGGGATTTTTTGGTGGAGCTCTTATTGGGGGTGGTCTTGCGTGGGGAG TGGGATGGAAGTATTCAAGACCAACGCGAATGATCCTTTCAGGAG CAGCTGCTATGTATACTGGACGCTCGAGTTTTCGTAAATCTATAAGTTCATCTGTTGATCAAATTCTTGCTCTCGATGGAAGTCGGATTCAGAAGGAGTTAGCAACTAT GATTTTTTATACGGAGAAAGTGTTTGATGATTCAACCTCAGATCAGCCCAGGCTGAGATGGCGCTATCGGAATTTTTTCAGTGATGATGTTGCATTTCATCAAAGTTCACATGATGACAGCGATTCTCATGATAGCTCCCGCAACAACGCCCAGAGAGATTTTGATAGTACGTCCAATAACAATTCTCGTATTGTCTCCCACAATGATGGAAGAAAGAATGATTTGGAGCACAAGCAACTTAAT ATGAACACTGGCCCTGATGTGATGGAGGACCCTCTAGATTGTGTTTTTGGATCTATGACAGCAATGGAGGAGATTCGCAACCCCAGTTCCTTGACTACGCCGACCAGGCATGACCATAAAAGATCTCATCGTAGGCGTCGAATGCACCGTCATGTACTTCGTTCAGAGCATCGTGCATGA
- the LOC120003580 gene encoding uncharacterized protein LOC120003580 isoform X1, which produces MRPIDGALIELYRVFVVSKKDVTSQEVDVVQSCWHKAIAQCYGGALIGGGLMWGVGWRHSKRMRIILSGAAAICTGHLSMNRAIDSSVDKILALDGSWMQKELTTIIVERHSNDPSMMQLITRTFYTEKVFDNSTADDPKLRWRYRNFSSDDVAFHQSSHDSYSHDSSHSNAQRDFDNTFSSCLPQ; this is translated from the exons ATGAGACCTATCGACGGTGCTTTGATCGAGCTTTATCGGGTTTTTGTTGTATCTAAAAAG GATGTTACTTCCCAAGAAGTAGATGTTGTTCAAAGTTGCTGGCACAAGGCTATTGCGCAATGTTATGGTGGAGCTCTTATTGGGGGTGGTCTTATGTGGGGAG TGGGATGGAGGCATTCAAAACGAATGCGAATAATCCTTTCAGGAG CAGCTGCTATCTGTACTGGACACTTGAGTATGAATAGAGCTATAGATTCATCTGTTGATAAAATTCTTGCTCTTGATGGAAGTTGGATGCAGAAGGAGTTAACAACTAT AATAGTGGAAAGGCATTCGAATGATCCTTCAATGATGCAACTTATCACCAGGACTTTTTATACGGAGAAAGTGTTTGATAATTCAACCGCAGATGACCCCAAATTGAGATGGCGCTATCGGAATTTTTCCAGTGATGATGTTGCATTTCATCAAAGTTCACATGACAGCTATTCTCATGATAGCTCCCACAGCAACGCCCAGAGAGATTTTGATAACACGTTCTCGTCTTGTCTCCCACAATGA
- the LOC120003580 gene encoding uncharacterized protein LOC120003580 isoform X3 has translation MRPIDGALIELYRVFVVSKKDVTSQEVDVVQSCWHKAIAQCYGGALIGGGLMWGVGWRHSKRMRIILSGAAAICTGHLSMNRAIDSSVDKILALDGSWMQKELTTI, from the exons ATGAGACCTATCGACGGTGCTTTGATCGAGCTTTATCGGGTTTTTGTTGTATCTAAAAAG GATGTTACTTCCCAAGAAGTAGATGTTGTTCAAAGTTGCTGGCACAAGGCTATTGCGCAATGTTATGGTGGAGCTCTTATTGGGGGTGGTCTTATGTGGGGAG TGGGATGGAGGCATTCAAAACGAATGCGAATAATCCTTTCAGGAG CAGCTGCTATCTGTACTGGACACTTGAGTATGAATAGAGCTATAGATTCATCTGTTGATAAAATTCTTGCTCTTGATGGAAGTTGGATGCAGAAGGAGTTAACAACTAT ATGA
- the LOC120003580 gene encoding uncharacterized protein LOC120003580 isoform X2 — protein sequence MRPIDGALIELYRVFVVSKKDVTSQEVDVVQSCWHKAIAQCYGGALIGGGLMWGVGWRHSKRMRIILSGAAICTGHLSMNRAIDSSVDKILALDGSWMQKELTTIIVERHSNDPSMMQLITRTFYTEKVFDNSTADDPKLRWRYRNFSSDDVAFHQSSHDSYSHDSSHSNAQRDFDNTFSSCLPQ from the exons ATGAGACCTATCGACGGTGCTTTGATCGAGCTTTATCGGGTTTTTGTTGTATCTAAAAAG GATGTTACTTCCCAAGAAGTAGATGTTGTTCAAAGTTGCTGGCACAAGGCTATTGCGCAATGTTATGGTGGAGCTCTTATTGGGGGTGGTCTTATGTGGGGAG TGGGATGGAGGCATTCAAAACGAATGCGAATAATCCTTTCAGGAG CTGCTATCTGTACTGGACACTTGAGTATGAATAGAGCTATAGATTCATCTGTTGATAAAATTCTTGCTCTTGATGGAAGTTGGATGCAGAAGGAGTTAACAACTAT AATAGTGGAAAGGCATTCGAATGATCCTTCAATGATGCAACTTATCACCAGGACTTTTTATACGGAGAAAGTGTTTGATAATTCAACCGCAGATGACCCCAAATTGAGATGGCGCTATCGGAATTTTTCCAGTGATGATGTTGCATTTCATCAAAGTTCACATGACAGCTATTCTCATGATAGCTCCCACAGCAACGCCCAGAGAGATTTTGATAACACGTTCTCGTCTTGTCTCCCACAATGA
- the LOC120000661 gene encoding uncharacterized protein LOC120000661, protein MKVHPLPKKRNNITIGYHNHISANPSSVGSNKKLRRLPHIFSRILELPFRSDAEVSIEESDDCFRFVAETEYIGRDVRAQAIEIHPGVTKVVVRPNGYVEFSLIDDLELDMWRFRLPDSTRPELASAEWADGELILTVPKGK, encoded by the coding sequence ATGAAGGTCCATCCTTTACCCAAGAAGCGAAACAACATCACAATCGGATACCACAACCACATATCGGCAAACCCATCTTCGGTTGGGTCCAACAAGAAGCTCCGGAGGCTACCCCACATCTTTAGCCGGATCCTAGAGTTGCCATTCCGGTCGGATGCGGAGGTGTCGATTGAGGAGAGTGATGACTGCTTCCGATTTGTGGCGGAGACGGAGTACATCGGCAGGGATGTGAGGGCTCAGGCTATTGAAATTCATCCTGGGGTCACGAAAGTGGTGGTGAGGCCTAATGGGTACGTTGAATTCTCATTGATTGATGATCTTGAATTGGATATGTGGCGGTTCAGGCTGCCGGATAGTACCCGGCCGGAGCTGGCTAGTGCGGAGTGGGCAGATGGAGAGCTGATATTGACTGTGCCAAAAGGAAAGTAA